In Campylobacter concisus, the following proteins share a genomic window:
- the moaC gene encoding cyclic pyranopterin monophosphate synthase MoaC has product MMLTHLDEKDRPKMVDVSPKDPTKRVATASGIIKMSKEAFKAIKENTGKKGPVIQTAVVAAIMGAKKTSELIPMCHPLAILGVDCDVEELPEICAFKLYVSVKIEGKTGVEMEALTGVSVGLLTIYDMVKAIDKSMEISNIVLESKTGGKSGEYMRSK; this is encoded by the coding sequence ATAATGCTAACGCATTTAGATGAGAAAGATCGTCCAAAAATGGTCGATGTGAGCCCAAAAGATCCAACAAAAAGAGTAGCAACTGCTAGTGGGATCATCAAGATGAGCAAAGAGGCCTTTAAAGCGATAAAAGAAAATACTGGCAAAAAAGGTCCAGTCATCCAAACAGCTGTCGTTGCTGCGATAATGGGTGCAAAAAAGACAAGTGAACTAATCCCGATGTGCCATCCACTAGCTATTTTAGGTGTGGATTGTGATGTCGAAGAGCTACCTGAAATTTGCGCTTTTAAGCTTTATGTGAGTGTAAAAATAGAGGGTAAAACAGGCGTTGAGATGGAAGCATTAACTGGCGTTAGCGTGGGGCTTTTAACGATTTATGATATGGTAAAAGCTATAGATAAAAGCATGGAAATAAGTAATATCGTATTAGAGAGTAAGACAGGAGGAAAAAGTGGCGAGTATATGCGATCTAAATAA
- a CDS encoding HP0495 family protein, producing the protein MASICDLNNKKAKIDYPTHWEYKIIFDADVNVEEKVKEIVKDREFKLVFSKFSKDKKYASYDLAVLILSEEERLEIFSALKHEAKYVL; encoded by the coding sequence GTGGCGAGTATATGCGATCTAAATAACAAAAAAGCAAAAATTGATTACCCAACGCATTGGGAATACAAAATAATATTTGATGCAGATGTCAATGTAGAAGAAAAGGTAAAAGAGATAGTAAAAGATAGAGAATTTAAGCTAGTTTTTTCAAAATTTAGCAAAGATAAAAAGTACGCAAGCTATGACTTAGCCGTACTAATTTTGAGCGAAGAAGAGAGGCTAGAGATATTTTCAGCACTAAAACACGAAGCAAAATACGTTTTATAA